A genomic region of Gemmata massiliana contains the following coding sequences:
- a CDS encoding coiled-coil domain-containing protein yields the protein MASTAGDVRAGGAWYELWGKDKLTPVLDKAKKAAESFGGVMAKIGKRAGKGAEEGLDGVRGSISEMAKGALVELAKGIVNAIGGLEHLQKEYERTALAITRASLMSEMNMARRGEMLEAEIDPAQKRLAIEKELAKLEQERLDAVSRRDSFQERKDRLGVFKLNATKQDRADAFAAQVSGLFGGASLEKSENDLNQHLDHANEDITKLFQRMQELSTQRGRLMRPDRDPERIREIAELTRELKKQADTFGQTAERVQIYEQMLKGATIWQLALIGVAQNRKKLNETLGGAAAELFSSTLTTAEDLKKEIEETTKALKEQADTWNMTAEQATLYKLKAKGATDAALEKARTEVGRIRLENFLGGAADAITNGIGTAEKLTLASPGSFSAGNAAQRFGADTIPLKQLKAADQTAKNTEATVRAVTELAKGLRFK from the coding sequence ATGGCCAGCACCGCGGGCGACGTTCGGGCCGGGGGCGCGTGGTACGAACTGTGGGGCAAGGACAAGCTCACGCCGGTGCTCGACAAGGCCAAGAAAGCGGCCGAGTCGTTCGGCGGGGTCATGGCCAAGATCGGGAAGCGCGCGGGCAAGGGCGCGGAAGAGGGGCTCGACGGGGTGCGCGGGTCCATTTCCGAGATGGCCAAGGGCGCGCTGGTCGAGCTGGCGAAGGGAATCGTGAACGCGATCGGGGGGCTGGAACACCTCCAGAAGGAGTACGAGCGCACGGCGCTGGCGATCACCCGCGCGAGTCTGATGAGCGAGATGAATATGGCCCGACGCGGGGAAATGCTCGAGGCCGAGATCGACCCGGCCCAGAAGCGCCTGGCGATCGAGAAGGAGCTGGCCAAACTCGAGCAGGAGCGGCTGGACGCGGTGAGCCGGCGGGACTCGTTCCAGGAGCGCAAGGACCGGCTCGGGGTGTTCAAGTTGAACGCCACGAAACAGGACCGGGCCGACGCTTTCGCGGCGCAGGTGTCCGGGCTGTTCGGGGGCGCGAGCCTGGAGAAGTCCGAGAACGACCTGAACCAGCACCTCGACCACGCGAACGAGGACATCACGAAGCTGTTCCAGCGCATGCAGGAGCTGAGCACCCAGCGCGGGCGCCTGATGCGCCCGGACCGCGACCCGGAGCGCATCCGGGAAATCGCCGAGTTGACGCGGGAGCTGAAAAAGCAAGCGGACACGTTCGGGCAGACCGCCGAGCGGGTGCAGATTTACGAGCAGATGCTCAAGGGCGCGACCATATGGCAGCTCGCGCTCATCGGGGTCGCACAGAACCGGAAGAAGCTCAACGAGACACTCGGCGGGGCCGCGGCCGAACTGTTTTCGAGCACACTGACCACGGCCGAGGATCTCAAGAAGGAGATCGAGGAGACCACGAAGGCGCTGAAGGAGCAGGCGGACACGTGGAACATGACGGCCGAGCAAGCGACCCTGTACAAGCTCAAGGCCAAGGGCGCGACGGACGCGGCGCTCGAGAAGGCCCGAACCGAGGTCGGGCGCATCCGGCTCGAGAACTTCCTCGGCGGGGCCGCGGACGCGATCACCAACGGGATCGGTACGGCCGAGAAGCTGACGCTCGCGAGCCCGGGGAGCTTCAGCGCGGGCAACGCGGCGCAGCGGTTCGGGGCCGACACGATCCCGTTAAAGCAGCTCAAGGCGGCCGATCAGACCGCGAAGAACACCGAGGCCACGGTCCGGGCCGTAACCGAACTCGCGAAGGGGCTCCGGTTCAAATGA